CGGAATTGTCAGTACCGGTGTATATCTTCCCGAAACTTTCATGACCAGTCAAGAAATTAGTGACCAATCCGGCCTCCCTCTTCATGTTGTAGAAGAGAAGATGGGAATCAAGAAAAAGCCGGTTGCAGGATCAGATGACCATACCTGTGAAATGGGGATTAAGGCCGCCAAGGCTGCACTGGAAAAGGGAGGTATTAATCCAGAATCGATCGATCTTGTCATATATATTGGTGAAGAGTATAAAGAGTATCCTTTATGGACAGCAGGTATTAAACTCCAAGAGGAAATTGGTGCGAAAAATGCATGGGCCTTCGATATAGCTCTCCGCTGCGGCACTACCGTTATGGCTTTACAGGTTGCCAAAAGCTTAATGATGACTGGTAACATTGAAACGGTCTTGTTGGCAGGAGGCTATCGCAACGAGGACTTTATAGATTATCAAAATCCAAGAACCCGTTTTATGTATAACTTAGGTGCTGGAGGAGCGGCCATTGTCCTAAAAAAAGGAATGCAGCGTAATTTGCTGCTAGAAGGTTCCATT
This DNA window, taken from Bacillus oleivorans, encodes the following:
- a CDS encoding 3-oxoacyl-ACP synthase, whose amino-acid sequence is MSIGIVSTGVYLPETFMTSQEISDQSGLPLHVVEEKMGIKKKPVAGSDDHTCEMGIKAAKAALEKGGINPESIDLVIYIGEEYKEYPLWTAGIKLQEEIGAKNAWAFDIALRCGTTVMALQVAKSLMMTGNIETVLLAGGYRNEDFIDYQNPRTRFMYNLGAGGAAIVLKKGMQRNLLLEGSIITDGSFSEDVIVPIGGTKHRLHEGFDEKLYKFDVPDPESMKTRLEEKSLANFLKVIRTSIAKSGFTEKDIDYVAMLHMKRSAHQYVLDQLGLSENHSIYLEDFGHIGQMDQIISLELALQEGKIKDGDVIVLVSAGIGYAWASTVVQWGTFN